One part of the Chryseobacterium sp. 7 genome encodes these proteins:
- a CDS encoding phenylacetate--CoA ligase family protein — MEFHPLIEKAGIQEIKTFQEEKLHELLSYLETHSPFYQKLFKENNINIADIHTLEDLQKIPTTTKNDLQQYNHDFFCITPDKIVDYSTTSGTLGDPVTFGLSDSDLERLAYNEAISFACAGIQKGDVVQMITTIDKRFMAGLAYFLGLRKMGASVVRMGPGIPELQWDSIFRYKPKYLITVPSFLLKMIDYAEKHGLDYKNSSVYGAVCIGESIKNQDFTDNILSQKIKEKWDIKLFSTYASTEMSTAFTECEFQIGGHHHPELIITEILDDEGNPVKEGENGELTITTLGVEAIPLLRFKTGDLVKAHYEPCQCGRNTMRLGPVVGRKQQMIKYKGTTLYPPAMNDILNDFNNILCYQIVIQANEIGLDEIIIKLSTEAEHEGFVNEVRDHFRAKLRVSPKIEIIDFDILSKTVFNPNSRKPITFIDLR; from the coding sequence TTGGAATTTCATCCGTTAATCGAGAAAGCAGGGATTCAGGAAATCAAAACATTTCAGGAAGAAAAACTTCATGAGCTTTTGAGCTATCTTGAAACTCATTCCCCCTTTTACCAGAAACTGTTCAAAGAAAATAATATCAATATTGCAGATATCCATACGTTGGAAGATCTTCAGAAGATTCCTACCACTACAAAAAATGACCTTCAGCAGTATAATCATGATTTTTTCTGCATCACACCGGATAAAATTGTCGATTACAGTACCACTTCCGGAACATTGGGAGATCCGGTTACTTTCGGATTGTCCGACAGTGATCTTGAAAGACTGGCGTACAATGAAGCGATATCTTTTGCCTGTGCCGGGATTCAAAAAGGAGATGTAGTTCAGATGATTACCACCATAGACAAACGGTTTATGGCAGGTCTTGCTTATTTTCTGGGTTTAAGAAAAATGGGGGCAAGTGTGGTAAGAATGGGGCCTGGAATTCCTGAACTTCAGTGGGATTCTATTTTCAGATATAAACCTAAATATCTGATCACCGTGCCTTCTTTTCTGCTGAAAATGATTGATTATGCGGAGAAACACGGATTGGATTATAAAAATTCCAGTGTTTACGGGGCTGTATGTATTGGTGAAAGCATCAAAAACCAGGATTTTACAGATAATATTCTTTCGCAGAAAATCAAAGAAAAGTGGGATATCAAACTCTTTTCAACGTATGCTTCTACTGAAATGAGTACCGCTTTCACAGAATGTGAATTTCAGATTGGAGGACACCATCACCCGGAACTCATTATTACAGAAATTCTTGATGATGAAGGGAATCCGGTAAAAGAAGGAGAAAATGGTGAGCTGACGATTACAACTTTGGGAGTAGAAGCTATTCCTTTGTTGAGGTTTAAGACAGGAGACCTTGTAAAAGCCCATTATGAACCATGCCAATGCGGAAGAAATACGATGAGGTTAGGACCTGTAGTAGGTAGAAAACAACAAATGATCAAATATAAAGGAACAACACTGTATCCGCCTGCAATGAATGATATATTGAATGATTTTAACAACATTTTATGTTATCAAATCGTTATTCAGGCTAACGAAATCGGTCTGGATGAAATTATCATCAAATTAAGTACTGAAGCGGAACATGAAGGGTTTGTCAATGAAGTAAGAGATCACTTCCGTGCAAAATTAAGGGTAAGTCCGAAAATTGAAATCATAGACTTTGATATTCTGTCCAAAACTGTTTTTAATCCAAACAGCAGAAAGCCAATCACTTTTATTGATTTAAGATAA
- the hutH gene encoding histidine ammonia-lyase has translation MKINNFLELKDFQKIIIENEKIELDESLLSRVDNSFQFLKEFSKNKVIYGVNTGFGPMAQFKISDEDTHQLQYNLIRSHSSGIGNPLPAEEVKACMLARLNTLSLGNSGVHQSVIYLLQELINRDITPLIFEHGGVGASGDLVQLAHLALVLIGEGEVFYKGERKSTKDVFETEGLEPIKVEIREGLALMNGTSVMSGIGIVNAYKANQLTGISLRLSCAINEIVQAYDDHLSEALNGTKKHYGQQKVAERMRAHLADSKLIRKREDHLYTHFEEQEKVFKEKVQEYYSLRCVPQILGPVLDTLEYTEKVLENEINSANDNPIINVEDQHVYHGGNFHGDYISLEMDKLKIVVTKLTMLAERQLNYLLNAKINEILPPFVNLGKLGFNFGMQGVQFTATSTTAESQMLSNPMYVHSIPNNNDNQDIVSMGTNAAVICRKVIENAFEVLAIEAITIIQAVEYLGFQNKVSSSTKELYDDIRKIIPAFSDDMVMYPYLEEVKKYLKGM, from the coding sequence ATGAAAATAAATAACTTTTTAGAACTGAAAGACTTTCAAAAAATTATCATTGAGAATGAAAAAATAGAACTGGATGAATCACTTTTATCAAGAGTGGATAATAGTTTTCAGTTTTTAAAGGAGTTTTCAAAAAATAAAGTAATATACGGTGTGAACACTGGTTTTGGGCCTATGGCTCAGTTTAAAATCAGCGATGAAGATACACACCAGCTTCAGTATAACCTCATCAGAAGCCACTCTTCAGGAATCGGAAATCCTTTGCCTGCGGAAGAAGTGAAAGCATGCATGCTGGCAAGACTGAATACCTTATCATTAGGGAATTCAGGAGTGCACCAGTCTGTTATTTATCTTCTTCAGGAACTGATCAATAGAGATATTACTCCATTGATTTTTGAACATGGAGGAGTAGGAGCAAGCGGTGACCTTGTTCAGCTGGCTCACCTGGCTTTGGTATTAATTGGAGAAGGTGAAGTATTTTATAAGGGAGAAAGAAAATCTACCAAAGACGTTTTTGAAACAGAAGGGTTAGAACCGATAAAAGTAGAGATCCGTGAAGGTCTTGCTTTGATGAACGGAACTTCCGTAATGTCAGGGATTGGTATTGTGAATGCTTATAAAGCGAATCAGCTTACCGGTATTTCCCTAAGACTTTCTTGTGCAATCAATGAAATTGTACAGGCTTATGATGATCACTTGTCAGAAGCACTGAACGGAACGAAAAAACATTACGGTCAGCAGAAAGTGGCAGAAAGAATGCGTGCTCATCTGGCAGACAGTAAACTGATCAGAAAAAGAGAAGATCATCTTTATACCCATTTTGAAGAACAGGAAAAAGTATTCAAGGAAAAAGTTCAGGAATATTATTCTTTAAGATGTGTTCCTCAGATTTTAGGTCCGGTATTGGATACGTTGGAATATACAGAAAAAGTTCTTGAAAATGAAATCAATTCAGCGAATGATAACCCAATTATCAACGTTGAAGACCAGCATGTTTACCACGGAGGAAACTTCCATGGAGATTATATCTCTCTGGAAATGGACAAACTTAAAATCGTGGTTACTAAATTGACAATGCTTGCAGAAAGACAGCTAAACTATCTTCTGAATGCTAAAATCAATGAAATTTTGCCTCCTTTTGTGAACTTAGGTAAATTAGGTTTCAATTTCGGGATGCAGGGTGTACAGTTTACGGCAACTTCTACTACAGCAGAAAGCCAGATGCTGTCAAATCCAATGTACGTTCACAGTATTCCAAACAATAATGATAATCAGGATATCGTTAGTATGGGAACCAATGCTGCGGTGATCTGCAGAAAAGTAATTGAAAATGCCTTCGAAGTATTGGCTATTGAAGCCATTACGATCATTCAGGCTGTGGAATATCTTGGATTCCAGAATAAAGTTTCATCATCTACAAAAGAGCTCTATGATGATATCAGAAAGATTATTCCTGCTTTCTCTGATGATATGGTTATGTATCCGTATCTGGAGGAAGTAAAGAAATATCTGAAAGGAATGTAA
- a CDS encoding NAD(P)/FAD-dependent oxidoreductase, protein MSKESVDVLVIGAGPSGCVSSSYLKNNNVSVKVVEKTKFPRLVVGESLIPRVMDHFDEAGLFPALDKMGFEKKLGARFLRGDEVCIFDFSNKFGEGWDWTWQVPRADFDNTLAQEVINKGIDLEFETEVIDIKFDGTNSVTTVRSKDGETKEIHAKFVIDSSGYGRVLPRLLDLEKPSKLSPHSAIFSHVNDINREPGEEGTLISFDIIETEVWLWVIPFSNGNTSVGIVGPTEYIDKLSENGDPAEALRKAISLSDYYVKRFGEVDFLFEPRHLKDYSCSVKSLFGEGFALTGNASEFLDPVFSSGMAFATESGMLAAKLALRQLNGEKIDWQTEYSDYILYGVDVFTTYVKEWYTGNLQELFFHQPENPDVKKKICAVLAGYVWNKDNPFVKKHDTVIKNLANLIKLEKQEQQNQA, encoded by the coding sequence ATGAGCAAAGAATCTGTTGACGTTCTTGTAATCGGAGCCGGACCTTCCGGATGCGTGTCTTCTTCGTACCTGAAGAACAATAACGTCAGCGTAAAAGTAGTCGAAAAAACGAAATTCCCAAGACTGGTAGTCGGAGAAAGCTTAATTCCCAGGGTGATGGATCACTTTGATGAGGCGGGACTTTTCCCTGCATTAGACAAAATGGGCTTTGAAAAAAAGCTGGGAGCACGTTTCCTTCGTGGTGACGAAGTCTGCATTTTTGATTTCAGTAACAAATTCGGGGAAGGCTGGGACTGGACCTGGCAGGTTCCGAGAGCTGATTTTGATAATACTCTTGCTCAGGAGGTCATTAATAAAGGGATTGATCTTGAATTTGAAACCGAAGTTATTGACATTAAATTTGATGGAACAAATTCTGTGACTACGGTAAGAAGTAAGGATGGAGAAACGAAAGAGATCCATGCTAAATTTGTGATTGATTCCAGCGGTTACGGAAGAGTACTACCTCGTTTATTAGATCTTGAGAAGCCTTCAAAACTATCTCCTCATTCTGCTATTTTCTCCCATGTGAATGATATTAACAGAGAACCTGGAGAAGAAGGAACTTTGATTTCTTTTGATATTATTGAAACAGAGGTATGGCTTTGGGTAATTCCTTTTTCCAATGGGAATACCAGCGTAGGAATTGTAGGCCCTACTGAATATATTGACAAATTATCTGAAAATGGAGATCCTGCTGAAGCTTTGAGAAAGGCGATTTCTCTTTCTGATTATTATGTAAAACGTTTTGGAGAGGTAGATTTCCTTTTTGAACCTAGACATCTGAAAGATTATTCATGTTCTGTTAAAAGTTTATTCGGAGAAGGATTTGCTTTAACAGGGAATGCTTCAGAATTCCTTGATCCAGTATTTTCTTCGGGAATGGCTTTTGCTACAGAATCCGGAATGTTGGCTGCAAAACTGGCATTAAGACAATTAAACGGAGAAAAAATAGACTGGCAGACCGAATACTCAGACTATATTTTATACGGTGTAGATGTTTTCACCACGTATGTAAAAGAATGGTATACCGGAAATCTTCAGGAATTGTTCTTTCACCAGCCGGAAAACCCGGATGTAAAGAAAAAAATCTGTGCTGTTTTAGCAGGTTATGTGTGGAATAAAGACAATCCTTTTGTAAAAAAGCACGATACAGTTATTAAAAATCTTGCGAATCTGATCAAATTAGAAAAACAGGAACAGCAAAATCAAGCATAA
- a CDS encoding lipid A biosynthesis acyltransferase, which produces MNKWKGKSKGTVLGYRIFVWCIRNIGIRSSYGVLYFVAAYYSLFQKKSNQYILYYFQKRLNYGYWKSKASIFKSYFTFGKVLIDKTAISAGLREKYTYEFDGIENLRNLLAAKKGGVLISAHIGNFEIAEHFFADIDFDCQINLVTTDQEVTVIKEYLESVAVKESTIKFIYVKEDMSHIFEINKALSENELICFTGDRYFEGSKYLEAELLGKSAKFPAGPFLIASRLGVPVVYVYVMKEKNLHYHLYARVARNIKNRDSQGLLQSYVDNLETMVKKYPLQWFNYFDFWDDVD; this is translated from the coding sequence ATGAACAAGTGGAAAGGTAAATCTAAAGGAACAGTACTCGGATACAGAATATTCGTCTGGTGTATTAGAAATATCGGAATCAGAAGTTCATATGGCGTGCTTTACTTTGTGGCAGCCTATTACTCATTATTCCAGAAGAAAAGCAACCAATACATTCTTTATTACTTTCAGAAAAGACTGAACTACGGATACTGGAAATCCAAAGCTTCTATATTTAAAAGCTATTTTACTTTTGGAAAAGTTTTGATTGATAAAACTGCTATTTCTGCCGGACTCAGAGAAAAATATACCTATGAGTTTGATGGTATTGAAAACCTCAGAAACCTTTTAGCCGCAAAAAAAGGAGGCGTGCTGATCAGTGCCCATATCGGTAATTTTGAAATTGCAGAACATTTTTTCGCGGACATCGACTTCGACTGTCAGATTAATCTGGTAACTACAGACCAGGAAGTAACTGTAATTAAGGAATATCTGGAAAGTGTTGCCGTAAAAGAAAGCACTATCAAATTCATTTATGTAAAAGAAGACATGTCTCATATCTTTGAGATCAATAAAGCACTGTCTGAAAATGAATTGATTTGTTTTACAGGAGACCGTTATTTTGAAGGATCCAAATATCTGGAGGCAGAATTGCTCGGGAAAAGTGCTAAATTTCCGGCTGGCCCGTTTTTGATCGCCTCAAGATTAGGCGTTCCCGTAGTATATGTTTATGTGATGAAAGAGAAAAATCTTCATTACCATCTGTATGCAAGAGTAGCCCGGAATATCAAAAACCGTGATTCACAGGGACTTTTACAGTCTTATGTCGATAATCTTGAAACTATGGTGAAAAAATATCCGCTTCAATGGTTTAATTATTTTGATTTTTGGGATGATGTTGATTAA
- the fabG gene encoding 3-oxoacyl-ACP reductase FabG yields MKCAIVTGGSRGIGRAICIKLAEEKNYHILINYASNETAANETLAKVKELGATGEILKFDVGNTEETQAVLTEWQEKNPDAVVEVIVNNAGITRDGLFMWMQKEDWNNVINTSLDGFFNVTNFFIQKLLRNKYGRIINMVSVSGVKGTAGQTNYSAAKGALVGATKALAQEVAKRNVTVNAVAPGFIKTDMTQDFNEEELKAMIPANRFGEAEEVADLVAFLASKKSSYITGEVININGGIYS; encoded by the coding sequence ATGAAATGTGCAATTGTAACAGGAGGCTCCAGAGGAATCGGGAGGGCAATCTGTATAAAACTGGCTGAAGAAAAAAACTATCACATCCTTATCAACTACGCTTCAAACGAAACGGCAGCAAACGAAACGTTGGCTAAAGTGAAAGAACTGGGAGCTACGGGAGAAATTCTTAAATTTGATGTAGGAAATACCGAAGAAACACAAGCTGTTTTAACGGAATGGCAGGAGAAAAATCCTGATGCCGTAGTAGAAGTGATCGTCAATAATGCCGGAATTACAAGAGACGGTCTTTTTATGTGGATGCAGAAAGAAGACTGGAATAATGTGATCAATACAAGTCTGGACGGATTCTTCAATGTAACCAATTTCTTTATCCAAAAGCTGCTTCGCAACAAATACGGAAGAATCATCAATATGGTTTCCGTATCAGGAGTAAAAGGAACAGCTGGTCAAACGAATTATTCTGCAGCAAAAGGTGCTTTGGTGGGGGCTACAAAAGCTCTTGCTCAGGAAGTTGCCAAAAGAAACGTTACAGTAAATGCCGTAGCTCCAGGTTTTATCAAAACAGATATGACTCAGGATTTTAATGAAGAAGAACTGAAAGCAATGATTCCAGCCAACAGATTCGGGGAAGCAGAAGAAGTGGCAGATCTTGTGGCATTTTTAGCATCTAAAAAATCTTCTTACATTACAGGAGAAGTGATTAATATTAACGGAGGAATTTATTCATAA
- a CDS encoding beta-ketoacyl-[acyl-carrier-protein] synthase family protein → MENRVVITGMGIYSCIGTSLEEVRESLYQGKSGIVLDPDRKEFGFRSGLTGVVPKPDLKNLLNRRQRISMGEESEYAYLATIDALKQANLDEEFLDSHEVGILYGNDSVSQAVVESIDIAREKKDTTLMGSGAIFKSMNSTVTMNLSTIFKLKGINLTISAACASGSHSLGLAYMMIKNGFQDMIICGGAQETNKYSMASFDGLGVFSAKEDEPTKASRPFDAKRDGLIPSGGAASLIVESLESAQRRGASIIAEIIGYGFSSNGGHISTPNVDGPALAMDRALKQSGLKASDIDYINAHATSTPIGDANEAKAIYEIFGSEVPVSSTKSMTGHECWMAGASEVIYSILMMQNDFVAPNINLENPDNEAKKINLVAKTKNQKIDVFLSNSFGFGGTNSALIVKKFD, encoded by the coding sequence ATGGAAAATAGGGTTGTAATTACCGGAATGGGAATTTATTCCTGCATCGGGACGTCTTTAGAAGAGGTCAGGGAATCCCTATATCAAGGAAAATCCGGTATTGTTTTAGATCCGGACAGAAAAGAATTCGGTTTCAGGTCAGGTCTTACAGGAGTTGTTCCGAAGCCAGATCTGAAAAACCTTTTAAACAGACGCCAGCGCATCAGCATGGGGGAAGAAAGCGAATATGCTTATCTGGCTACCATTGATGCTTTAAAACAGGCCAATCTGGATGAAGAATTCTTAGATTCTCATGAAGTGGGAATTCTATACGGAAACGACAGTGTTTCCCAGGCAGTGGTAGAATCTATTGATATTGCAAGGGAAAAGAAAGATACAACATTGATGGGATCGGGAGCGATCTTCAAATCAATGAATTCAACTGTAACGATGAACCTTTCTACCATTTTTAAGCTGAAAGGAATTAATCTTACCATCAGTGCAGCATGTGCAAGCGGATCTCATTCTCTGGGACTGGCTTATATGATGATTAAAAATGGTTTTCAGGATATGATCATCTGTGGTGGTGCACAGGAAACCAACAAATATTCCATGGCAAGTTTTGACGGATTGGGAGTGTTCTCAGCCAAAGAAGATGAACCCACAAAAGCATCCAGACCTTTCGATGCAAAAAGAGACGGATTGATTCCAAGTGGTGGTGCGGCCAGTCTGATCGTAGAAAGCTTAGAATCTGCACAAAGGAGAGGAGCTTCGATCATTGCAGAAATTATTGGGTATGGATTCTCTTCAAACGGGGGACATATTTCAACGCCCAATGTGGACGGCCCGGCTTTAGCAATGGATAGAGCGTTAAAACAGTCAGGATTAAAAGCTTCAGACATCGATTATATCAATGCTCATGCAACTTCTACTCCGATTGGTGATGCCAATGAAGCAAAAGCCATTTATGAGATCTTTGGAAGTGAAGTTCCGGTAAGTTCTACCAAATCTATGACCGGACATGAATGCTGGATGGCAGGTGCCAGTGAAGTTATCTACTCTATTCTGATGATGCAGAATGATTTTGTAGCTCCAAATATTAACCTGGAAAATCCTGATAATGAGGCGAAAAAGATAAATTTAGTCGCAAAAACAAAAAATCAAAAAATTGATGTATTTTTGTCGAATTCTTTTGGGTTTGGGGGAACCAATTCTGCACTAATAGTTAAAAAATTTGATTAA
- a CDS encoding acyl carrier protein, translated as MEREKIVAIVNDFLVNEFEVDGDEISNDANLKNTLGLDSLDYIDMVVVIESNFGVKLGEADFKKMVTFDDFYTTIEHKIAEKNA; from the coding sequence ATGGAAAGGGAAAAAATTGTTGCTATTGTTAATGATTTTCTGGTCAACGAATTTGAGGTTGATGGAGACGAAATCAGTAATGATGCCAACCTTAAAAATACACTGGGCTTAGACAGCTTAGATTATATCGACATGGTAGTCGTGATTGAATCCAATTTCGGGGTGAAATTAGGAGAAGCAGATTTCAAGAAAATGGTAACATTTGATGATTTCTATACAACAATTGAACATAAGATTGCTGAAAAAAACGCTTAG
- a CDS encoding M23 family metallopeptidase — MKIFYHLMLFVCFINTSIVQAQNNYPQNYFRNPLNIPMQLAANFGAVRTNHFHMGLDLRTNSQENLPVLAAADGYVSRIKVERYGFGNAVYITHPNGYTTVYVHLNKYFNQLDEYVKEKQYKDEKWEQDITFQPGQFPVQKGQQIALSGNTGGSAGPHLHFEIRDTKTEECLNPQLFGFTIPDNIAPIISGLYWYDRRFSTYEPGANGIAVKKAGNVYTSNLVQVNSPEISFAIKAVDKANQGFNLGIYNAELLMDGKLIYSFKIDKIHYDDTRYINGCIDYPKFIRDKMGIQHLSDLPGMKMQNYSLPNSTGFIKLQDENVHTIEIVLKDVKGNTSRLTTKLQLSKTSDKIASTTKTIMANEGKTITTENAEIAFSKNAIYDAVNFNAYEKPDTDPNAVSNSIVLQSPYIPVQDEYTLRIKPNRKLTNTEKDKAVILLDYGSDKTVVKVNWNGDWAEGKFNRLGTAKLLIDNSLPSVSSSWAEGTIVNNNSLLLKGAEKTGDIISFRAELDGKWLRFARVKDNFVYAFDEKCPKGSGSHTLKVTTVNTAGNTNTQTFTFQR; from the coding sequence ATGAAAATATTTTATCACCTGATGCTTTTTGTTTGTTTTATCAATACGAGCATTGTACAGGCTCAAAATAATTACCCTCAGAATTATTTTAGGAATCCCCTCAATATTCCCATGCAGCTGGCTGCCAATTTTGGTGCTGTGCGGACGAATCATTTTCACATGGGGCTGGATCTGAGAACCAATAGCCAGGAGAATTTACCGGTTCTTGCAGCAGCAGACGGCTATGTGAGCAGAATCAAAGTTGAACGATATGGCTTTGGAAATGCAGTGTACATCACGCATCCCAATGGGTATACTACGGTATATGTCCACCTGAACAAATATTTCAATCAACTGGATGAGTATGTAAAGGAAAAACAATATAAAGACGAAAAGTGGGAACAGGACATTACTTTTCAACCCGGACAGTTTCCTGTACAGAAAGGGCAACAGATTGCTTTGAGTGGAAATACCGGAGGATCCGCAGGCCCACACCTTCATTTCGAAATAAGAGATACTAAAACAGAAGAGTGTCTTAATCCTCAACTTTTTGGTTTTACTATTCCTGATAATATAGCACCCATTATAAGCGGATTATACTGGTATGACCGGCGTTTCAGTACTTATGAACCCGGAGCGAACGGAATTGCAGTAAAAAAAGCTGGAAATGTTTATACCTCCAATCTTGTACAAGTTAATTCTCCGGAAATAAGTTTTGCCATTAAAGCCGTTGATAAAGCTAATCAAGGTTTTAATCTGGGTATTTATAATGCAGAATTATTGATGGATGGCAAGCTGATTTATAGTTTTAAAATTGATAAAATCCACTATGATGACACGCGATATATCAACGGTTGTATAGATTATCCTAAATTTATCAGAGATAAAATGGGAATTCAGCATTTATCTGATTTACCGGGCATGAAAATGCAGAATTATAGTCTTCCAAATTCAACCGGGTTTATCAAACTTCAGGATGAAAATGTTCATACTATTGAAATTGTCCTGAAAGATGTAAAAGGAAATACAAGCCGTTTAACAACAAAACTTCAATTAAGTAAAACCTCAGACAAAATAGCTTCTACGACAAAAACAATAATGGCTAACGAAGGAAAAACCATTACCACAGAAAATGCAGAGATTGCTTTTAGTAAAAATGCCATCTATGATGCTGTAAACTTTAATGCTTATGAAAAGCCGGATACCGATCCTAATGCCGTTTCAAATAGCATTGTTTTACAAAGTCCGTACATTCCCGTTCAGGATGAATATACTTTGAGAATAAAACCCAATAGAAAATTAACGAACACAGAAAAAGACAAAGCCGTTATCCTCCTTGATTATGGCAGTGATAAAACCGTTGTCAAGGTAAATTGGAATGGCGATTGGGCAGAAGGAAAATTCAATAGATTGGGTACAGCGAAACTGTTGATTGACAATAGTCTTCCGTCTGTTTCATCAAGTTGGGCAGAAGGAACAATAGTTAATAACAATTCTTTATTGTTAAAAGGAGCAGAGAAAACAGGAGATATTATTTCATTCCGTGCTGAATTGGATGGGAAATGGCTTCGGTTTGCCCGTGTAAAAGATAATTTTGTCTATGCATTTGACGAAAAATGTCCAAAAGGATCGGGTTCTCATACTTTGAAAGTAACAACAGTGAATACAGCAGGAAATACCAATACACAAACCTTTACGTTTCAAAGATAA